Proteins found in one Methanomassiliicoccales archaeon genomic segment:
- a CDS encoding protein translocase SEC61 complex subunit gamma — protein MDIVDKSWEVQKDIEERVSRIGKGKYGRVIKMARKPTRDEYVKTITITGIGLALIGGLGFLIYLIWNTFII, from the coding sequence ATGGACATCGTTGATAAGTCTTGGGAGGTCCAAAAGGACATTGAGGAGCGAGTCTCCAGAATCGGTAAGGGCAAGTATGGCCGCGTCATAAAGATGGCGCGCAAGCCCACCCGCGATGAGTATGTCAAGACCATAACCATAACCGGAATTGGTCTGGCACTCATTGGAGGCCTAGGGTTCCTCATCTACCTAATTTGGAATACGTTCATCATCTGA
- the ftsZ gene encoding cell division protein FtsZ, translated as MKSFISDALARAGPTAVPTPEPTSSFQPFSDQDEELERILASLKTNIKIIGCGGGGCNTIDRMTEVGISGAELYACNTDAQHLLAIRAPHKILLGRRSTRGLGAGALPQVGEEAAREAEAELKKALQGADIVFITAGLGGGTGTGSAPFVAQLAKELGALTICVCTSPFKAEGVIRAENAEWGLERLRNVADTVIVIPNDKLLDLVPRLPLNAAFKVADEVLVRAIKGITELITKPGLVNLDFNDLRTIMKGAGVAMIGLGESDEDDRVEKAVDEAINSPLIDVDITGASGALINVMGGDNMSVAEAEKVAEIIQSRISPNARIIWGAAVDPALQDKVRVMVVITGVKSKHILGPKEARGTIKSMDVDFIR; from the coding sequence ATGAAGTCGTTCATCAGCGACGCCCTCGCGCGCGCAGGACCAACAGCCGTTCCGACCCCCGAGCCGACATCATCATTCCAGCCCTTTTCCGATCAGGATGAGGAGTTAGAGAGAATTCTGGCAAGCCTAAAGACGAACATCAAGATTATAGGATGCGGTGGAGGTGGATGCAACACCATAGACCGCATGACTGAGGTTGGGATCTCTGGAGCTGAGCTTTACGCATGCAATACCGATGCGCAGCATCTCTTGGCTATAAGGGCGCCGCATAAGATTCTGCTGGGACGAAGATCCACTCGAGGCCTTGGTGCGGGTGCTCTGCCTCAGGTGGGGGAAGAGGCTGCCAGGGAAGCCGAGGCGGAGTTGAAAAAGGCTCTGCAGGGAGCAGACATCGTTTTCATTACCGCTGGCCTGGGTGGCGGTACTGGAACTGGGTCAGCCCCCTTCGTAGCCCAATTAGCAAAGGAGCTAGGTGCTCTGACCATTTGCGTCTGCACCTCACCCTTCAAGGCTGAAGGAGTGATTAGGGCAGAGAATGCGGAGTGGGGGCTGGAGAGGCTTAGGAATGTGGCGGATACGGTAATCGTGATCCCCAACGACAAGCTCTTGGATTTAGTCCCACGGTTGCCATTGAATGCTGCCTTCAAAGTTGCAGATGAGGTTCTGGTCCGCGCTATAAAAGGCATAACGGAACTCATCACCAAGCCTGGGCTGGTAAACCTGGACTTCAATGACTTGCGCACCATCATGAAAGGCGCGGGAGTGGCCATGATAGGCCTGGGTGAGAGCGATGAGGACGATAGGGTAGAAAAGGCGGTGGATGAAGCCATCAATTCACCACTCATAGATGTGGATATTACTGGTGCTTCCGGTGCCCTGATAAATGTTATGGGTGGCGACAACATGTCCGTGGCCGAGGCGGAGAAAGTAGCTGAGATCATCCAGTCCAGAATCTCTCCCAACGCCAGGATCATCTGGGGCGCGGCGGTAGACCCGGCCCTTCAGGACAAGGTGCGGGTGATGGTGGTTATAACCGGGGTGAAGTCGAAGCACATTCTTGGTCCCAAAGAGGCCCGAGGGACGATAAAAAGCATGGACGTAGACTTCATAAGATGA